From the Fusobacterium sp. IOR10 genome, one window contains:
- a CDS encoding sodium-dependent transporter: protein MRVEHRGEWGSRMGFIFAAIGSAVGLGNIWRFPYTVASNGGGAFLIPYLVALLTAGIPILILEFSLGHKTRHSAPGVFGHLNKKYEVVGWFQSLIAFSITTYYIVIIGWAVSYAVYAITGAWGADPKGFLFGTYLQLTDSPMKLGGLNMKVVIPLLIVWGINYSVLRIGIKKGLEKANKIFMPLLVIALLVIVVRGITLPGALDGLDYFLKPDFSKLADPQVWLSAYGQIFFSLSVCFSIMYAYSSYLPKDSDIVNNAFITGLGNCSFSLLSGIGVFSVLGYMAYSQGVSVAEVSSAGVGLAFIVFPQAISALPGLSRVIGVVFFASLIFAGLSSSMSLIESVVAAIRDKFDLTRNQALNRFTLISGLLSLLIATRGGLYILDIVDYATNQYGIVIAGLAELIIFGWFFKTDSIRKYANSLSDFTVGKWWLVCIRGTSIILGLMLFLKIKNTIHNPYEGYSWLALGIYGLGVLIAVSIGAVILANKKASKKFQEAIYENGIGNEIKLDENKD, encoded by the coding sequence ATGAGAGTAGAACATAGAGGCGAATGGGGTTCGAGGATGGGATTTATTTTTGCAGCAATTGGGTCAGCAGTTGGATTAGGAAATATTTGGAGATTTCCATACACTGTTGCAAGTAATGGAGGGGGAGCATTTTTAATTCCATACTTGGTAGCATTGCTTACAGCAGGTATCCCAATTTTAATATTAGAGTTTTCTCTAGGACATAAAACAAGGCATAGTGCTCCAGGAGTATTTGGTCATTTAAATAAAAAATATGAAGTAGTTGGGTGGTTTCAATCTCTAATAGCTTTTTCAATAACAACTTATTATATAGTTATTATTGGTTGGGCAGTAAGTTACGCTGTATATGCTATAACTGGAGCTTGGGGAGCAGATCCAAAAGGATTTTTATTTGGAACTTATTTACAGTTAACAGATTCCCCTATGAAATTAGGTGGTTTAAATATGAAGGTAGTAATTCCACTTTTAATTGTTTGGGGTATAAATTACAGTGTTCTTAGAATTGGAATCAAAAAGGGACTTGAAAAAGCTAATAAAATATTTATGCCTTTACTTGTTATAGCACTTTTAGTTATTGTTGTTAGAGGTATAACATTACCAGGAGCACTTGATGGATTAGATTATTTCTTAAAACCTGATTTTAGTAAATTAGCAGATCCTCAAGTTTGGTTATCAGCTTATGGACAAATTTTCTTCTCTTTAAGTGTTTGTTTTTCTATTATGTATGCTTACTCTAGTTATTTACCAAAGGATTCAGATATAGTAAATAATGCATTTATAACAGGATTAGGAAACTGTAGTTTCAGTTTATTATCAGGAATTGGAGTTTTCAGTGTACTTGGATATATGGCTTACAGTCAAGGAGTAAGTGTTGCAGAGGTTTCATCTGCAGGGGTAGGACTTGCCTTTATAGTTTTCCCACAAGCAATAAGTGCATTACCAGGATTAAGTAGAGTAATTGGAGTTGTTTTCTTTGCCTCTCTTATATTTGCGGGATTATCATCGTCAATGTCACTTATAGAATCAGTTGTAGCAGCTATTAGAGATAAATTTGATTTAACTAGAAACCAAGCTTTGAATAGATTTACATTAATTTCAGGATTACTATCTTTACTTATTGCAACTAGAGGTGGACTATACATTTTAGATATTGTAGATTATGCAACTAACCAATATGGAATTGTTATAGCAGGTCTTGCAGAATTAATTATATTTGGTTGGTTTTTCAAAACTGATAGTATAAGAAAATATGCAAATAGTCTTTCAGATTTTACAGTTGGAAAATGGTGGCTAGTATGTATTAGAGGAACATCAATAATCTTAGGATTAATGTTATTTTTAAAAATCAAAAATACAATTCATAATCCTTATGAAGGATATTCATGGTTAGCTTTAGGAATTTATGGATTAGGTGTTTTAATTGCAGTATCTATAGGAGCTGTTATATTAGCTAACAAAAAAGCTTCTAAGAAATTTCAAGAAGCAATATATGAAAATGGTATTGGAAATGAAATTAAATTAGATGAAAATAAAGATTAA
- a CDS encoding MetS family NSS transporter small subunit, with the protein MSTGAIVMGILTGTILWGGFGLCLYIALKSDGKKNK; encoded by the coding sequence ATGAGTACAGGAGCAATTGTTATGGGTATTTTAACAGGTACTATCCTTTGGGGTGGTTTTGGACTTTGTTTATATATAGCTTTAAAATCAGATGGTAAAAAAAATAAATAA
- a CDS encoding YitT family protein has translation MEMNIIKRILLYCFGMLLLAFGVTFSIKSNLGVSPINSIPYVLSVITDINMGLLTTGVFCFYVFLQVILLGKQFKAVNLLQIVFSGIFGYFVAFSNSIWTFTTVENYFFRLSLLIVSIILIAMGLLFYLTANIVPQPAEGLSLAISEKTNLEFSNIKIIFDCTVVILAIIISFSGTLSVIGIREGTVIAAIAVGKVLNILTKKFRPALLNLLENKSIYAD, from the coding sequence ATGGAAATGAATATTATTAAGAGAATTTTATTATACTGTTTTGGTATGCTTTTGCTAGCTTTTGGAGTTACGTTTTCAATTAAATCAAACTTAGGGGTATCCCCAATAAATTCTATTCCCTACGTTTTAAGTGTAATAACAGACATAAATATGGGATTATTAACAACAGGAGTGTTTTGTTTTTATGTTTTTCTTCAGGTGATATTATTAGGAAAACAGTTTAAAGCAGTTAATTTACTTCAAATTGTTTTTTCTGGTATATTTGGGTACTTTGTTGCCTTTTCAAATTCAATATGGACTTTTACCACAGTTGAAAACTATTTTTTTAGGTTATCTTTGCTTATTGTGAGCATTATTTTAATAGCAATGGGATTATTATTTTATTTAACAGCTAACATAGTTCCCCAGCCTGCAGAAGGTTTAAGTTTGGCAATATCTGAAAAAACAAATTTAGAATTTTCAAACATTAAAATTATTTTTGATTGCACTGTTGTAATTCTTGCAATAATTATTTCTTTTTCAGGAACACTTTCTGTAATTGGAATTCGTGAAGGAACAGTAATTGCTGCTATAGCTGTTGGAAAGGTTTTAAATATCCTTACTAAAAAGTTTAGACCAGCTTTGTTGAATTTACTTGAAAATAAATCAATATATGCAGATTAG